The Nocardioides marmorisolisilvae genomic interval ACTGGCCCTCACGGCAGGAGAACGGCGCGTCCAGGCCCTTGTCCTCGAGGAACTCCAGCAACGGCTTGTCGCCCGCCCAGTCATCGAAGGTGTGCTGCTCGCCGTCCAGCTCGACCTCGACAGTGACCGGGCCGGTGACGACGGCCGCTCCGGGCTCGTCGCCCTCCTCGTCCCCGTCGTCGACCTCGTCCAGCACCGCCTGTGCGGCCAGCACCTCCTCGACCTCGCCGAACGGGTTGCCGCCCAGGGACACGAACTTCTCCTGGTGCCGACGCGCCCGGGGAAAGTCCAGCTCCTTGAGCGAGTCGGTGACCGCCTTCATGAAGGGCGCCGGGCCGCAGACGAACGCGGTGTACGTCGTGAAGTGCGCAGCGAACGCCTTGAGCTGTGCCGCGGAGGGCAACCCCTGCACGGACTCCAGCCAGTGCACGACGACCAGCCGGTCGGCATAGCGGGCCGCGAGCTCCTGGAGGGCGCCGGCGAAGATCACCGAGCGCTCGTCGCGGTTCGCGTAGAACAGCACGACCTGTCCTGAGCCCTTCTCCAGCGCCGAACGGGCGATGGACATCACCGGGGTGATCCCGGAGCCGCCGGCGAAGAGCAGGAAGTCGTCGTCGAGGTCCTTCGGCGAGAAGATCCCGCTCGGCGGCAGCACCCGCAGGGTGTCGCCGGCGCGGAGGTTGGCGTGCAGCCAGTTCGAGGCGTACCCGTCGACGGTGCGCTTGACGGTGATCTGGTGGCGGCCGGAGTGGGGGGTGCTGGACAGGGAGTAGCACCGCGCGACGAGGCCGGTGCGCTCCGACGGAACCGCGACGGTGAGGAACTGGCCCGGGACGTAGGCGAAGGTGTCGGTCAGCTCCGGCGGAACCTCGAACACGATCGAGCGCGCGTCTTCGGTCTCCTCGATCACCTCGGTGACCGTGAGCAGGTAGGAGTCAGTGGTCATCAGTATCCATCTTCGGCGCCGACCGAGAGGTTGCCCTCGGCGACCGCGCGCTCGATCGACGCCCTCAGTCGAGGGCAGGACGCGTGCACCGGACGGCCGCCCGGCTCAGCGGACATCCTTGCGAACTCCTGGCACTGCCCGAGCGCCTCGCCCGTCCATTGGACAGAGGTGTGGTGATCGCTGTTCTTCTTGACCTTCACCCGAGCGAGGCAGTCCAGGCAGGCGACCTCCGCGAGGCGCGCGTCGAGGTAGAGCCGCTGGTCCTCGGCGGTCTGCTCGGTGGTCGCCCCGAAGGAGAGCATCAGGCGTGCGCCTCTGCGGCGCTGGTCGCACCGTCCTCCTCGGCTCTGCGCTTGAGGTTCTCCTCCACCTCCGCACGCCAGAACTCGTTCGCCTTGCTGGTGTCCACCTCGAACTCGAACCGTTCGACCATCTCCGGGGCGACGTCGGCCCTGTCCACGTAGAACTGCTCGTACCAGCGGCGCAGCTGGTAGACCGGGCCGTCCTCCTCGCACAACAGAGGGTTCTGCACAGGCGCCTTGTTCAGCCAGATGTGCACGTCCTGCAGGAAGCCTTGGCCGAACATCTCGGTGTACCGCGTGCCGATGTACTCGGTCGTCTTCTCGTCGACGCCCTGCGGCTTCTTCACCTTCAGCCCGTACTGGAGCACGAACGAGTTGTCACCGGTGGGCACATGGCAGTTCACCAGCACCACGTCGGTGATGAAGCCCTTATAGTCGTTCTTGATCCAATTGACCATGAAGGCGGGCCCGAAGTACGTCGCCTCGGACTGCAGGGTGAGGCTCTCGTCGCCGTACCCCTCCCCCGCCATGTCGGGCCGGCCGGTCGACTCCATGAACTGCGTGGCCATGTGGCCCTCGAAGACGTTGCGGAAGTGCGTCGGGAACGCGAAGTGGATGTAGAAGAAGTGCGCCATGTCGACGACGTTGTCGACGATCTCCCGGCAGTGTGCCGACGGCACGTCGAGGGTGTTCCAGGTCCAGTCCGTGTAGACCTCGGGATCCATGATGTCGTCGAGCGCGGGCGGCAGGATGTCCATCTCCGGCTCGGACCCTTCGACGTCGTGCCACACCATCAGCAAGCCATTGCGCTCAACCGCGGGGTACTTCTGGGTCCGGGCGCGCATCGGGACCCGGCGGGCGTACGGGATCGCCTTGCAGCGTCCGTCGCCACCCCAGCGCCAGTCATGGAACGGACAGGCGATCTCGTCGCCCTTGACGGTGCCCTGGGTGAGGTCGCCGCCCATGTGCCGGCAGTAGCCGTCCAGGACGTTCAGGCCGCCCTGGGAGTCGGCCCAGACCACCAGCTTGCCGTCGAAGGCGCGCACCTCGTGCGGCCGTCCGTCGCGAAAGGAGTCCGCGACACCGAGGCAGTGCCAGCCGCGCGCGAACCGGTCCGGCGGCGCTCCGCGGTCCAGGGTGCGGGACTCGCTGCTCGTGGTGCCCGTCATGTCATTCCTCCAGTCGACCTTCGTACCGGCGTCCGGCTGGGCGCCCAGACTAGAACAGGTTATAGTTTTGCACGAAGCCCGGCCATAGTCACGCAGCCCGGAAGGATGGTGGCATGCGCATCGCGCTCACCGAGGAGCAGGAAGCCCTCCGCAAGCAGCTCCGGCACTACTTCACCGAGCTGGTCACGCCCGAGGTCCGAGCCGGTCTCGCTGCGGCGACCGGCGAGTTCGGCGACGCGGGCGTCTACAAGTCTGTGATCCGGCAGATCGGATCCGACGGGTGGTTGGGCATCGGCTGGCCCGAGGAGTACGGCGGCCAGAACCGTCCGATGATCGAGCAACTGCTGTTCACCGACGAGGCCGCGATCGCCGGCGTACCGATCCCCTACCTCACCTTGAACACCGTCGGTCCGACGATCATGCGATTCGGCACCGACGCTCAGAAGCAGGAGATCCTGCCGAAGATCCTCACCGGAGACATGCACTTCTCGATCGGCTACTCCGAGCCGGAGTCAGGCACCGACCTCGCATCGCTCAAGACCCGCGCGCGCCTCGACCCATCGACACGTCAAGCTCCGGACGGCGCGGACCCGGGACGCGGGGGCGAGTGGGTCATCAACGGGCAGAAGATGTGGACCTCGCTGATCCAGTACGCCGACTACGTCTGGCTGGCCTGTCGGACGGACCCCGACCTGCCGCGCCACAAGGGGCTCTCGATCATCCTGGTGCCGACCGACGCACCCGGCTTCTCCTACACCCCGGTGCACACGGTCGCGGGAGTGAGCACCAGCGCGACCTACTACGAGGACGTGCGCGTCCCCGAGGGCAACCTCGTCGGGGAGCTCAACGGCGGCTGGGCCCTGATGACCAACCAGCTCAACCA includes:
- a CDS encoding ferredoxin--NADP reductase; this encodes MTTDSYLLTVTEVIEETEDARSIVFEVPPELTDTFAYVPGQFLTVAVPSERTGLVARCYSLSSTPHSGRHQITVKRTVDGYASNWLHANLRAGDTLRVLPPSGIFSPKDLDDDFLLFAGGSGITPVMSIARSALEKGSGQVVLFYANRDERSVIFAGALQELAARYADRLVVVHWLESVQGLPSAAQLKAFAAHFTTYTAFVCGPAPFMKAVTDSLKELDFPRARRHQEKFVSLGGNPFGEVEEVLAAQAVLDEVDDGDEEGDEPGAAVVTGPVTVEVELDGEQHTFDDWAGDKPLLEFLEDKGLDAPFSCREGQCSACACMVLEGEVTMRNNEVLDAEDLADGIRLACQSMPASEKLRITYSG
- a CDS encoding Rieske 2Fe-2S domain-containing protein; its protein translation is MTGTTSSESRTLDRGAPPDRFARGWHCLGVADSFRDGRPHEVRAFDGKLVVWADSQGGLNVLDGYCRHMGGDLTQGTVKGDEIACPFHDWRWGGDGRCKAIPYARRVPMRARTQKYPAVERNGLLMVWHDVEGSEPEMDILPPALDDIMDPEVYTDWTWNTLDVPSAHCREIVDNVVDMAHFFYIHFAFPTHFRNVFEGHMATQFMESTGRPDMAGEGYGDESLTLQSEATYFGPAFMVNWIKNDYKGFITDVVLVNCHVPTGDNSFVLQYGLKVKKPQGVDEKTTEYIGTRYTEMFGQGFLQDVHIWLNKAPVQNPLLCEEDGPVYQLRRWYEQFYVDRADVAPEMVERFEFEVDTSKANEFWRAEVEENLKRRAEEDGATSAAEAHA
- a CDS encoding acyl-CoA dehydrogenase family protein, which codes for MRIALTEEQEALRKQLRHYFTELVTPEVRAGLAAATGEFGDAGVYKSVIRQIGSDGWLGIGWPEEYGGQNRPMIEQLLFTDEAAIAGVPIPYLTLNTVGPTIMRFGTDAQKQEILPKILTGDMHFSIGYSEPESGTDLASLKTRARLDPSTRQAPDGADPGRGGEWVINGQKMWTSLIQYADYVWLACRTDPDLPRHKGLSIILVPTDAPGFSYTPVHTVAGVSTSATYYEDVRVPEGNLVGELNGGWALMTNQLNHERVALTSAAPMLHSIELVTQWARTTREPDGSRVIDSEWVQVLLGRATARAEMLKLLNWKLATATTDLSPADASATKVYGSETATEVYRALMEVVGPTALVHADSAGAELHGRLERFHRSSLVMTFGGGTNEIQRDIIGYTGLGLPAAKR